A window of the Parvularcula bermudensis HTCC2503 genome harbors these coding sequences:
- a CDS encoding type 1 glutamine amidotransferase domain-containing protein produces MQLFFIILVSLLILAVATYFLLPRLLQALGLHRHYTVPPFDLKGRRALVICTSHNKLDPTPRKTGAFGSEFTVPYYAFIDAGLDVDMASIKGGEIPIQPPSWSWPLACAEDKRFMADAAAMKKLKNSKPVAEIDPDDYDVIFMAGGWGAAYDLAQSDVLAELVTKANASGKILGSVCHGALGLVSAKGLDGELLVKGRRVTGVTNNQINSFGIAVTPKHPEEELVKAGALFECQHAWFDPFTTHTSIDRNIITGQNQNSGYETAHRILEKMATESNR; encoded by the coding sequence ATGCAATTGTTTTTCATTATCCTCGTGTCTCTGCTGATCCTCGCGGTGGCGACCTACTTCCTTCTTCCTCGCCTCCTTCAGGCCTTGGGGCTGCACCGGCACTACACGGTCCCGCCCTTCGATCTGAAAGGCCGGCGCGCCCTCGTCATCTGCACCAGCCATAACAAGCTTGATCCGACGCCCCGCAAGACCGGCGCCTTTGGGTCTGAATTCACGGTGCCCTATTATGCCTTCATCGACGCGGGACTGGATGTCGATATGGCGTCGATCAAGGGCGGAGAAATTCCGATACAGCCGCCCTCCTGGTCGTGGCCGCTCGCGTGTGCGGAGGATAAGCGGTTCATGGCGGACGCTGCGGCGATGAAAAAGCTGAAAAACTCCAAGCCGGTGGCGGAGATCGATCCCGACGACTACGACGTGATCTTCATGGCTGGCGGATGGGGCGCCGCCTACGATCTCGCGCAGAGTGACGTGTTGGCTGAGCTGGTCACGAAAGCGAATGCGTCGGGCAAGATCCTGGGCTCCGTCTGTCACGGTGCGCTGGGTCTGGTCTCAGCGAAGGGGCTCGACGGGGAGCTTCTTGTCAAAGGGCGCCGCGTGACTGGCGTGACCAACAATCAGATCAATAGCTTCGGTATTGCCGTCACGCCGAAGCACCCGGAGGAAGAGCTTGTCAAAGCGGGGGCCCTTTTTGAATGTCAGCACGCCTGGTTCGATCCGTTCACGACCCATACCTCGATCGATCGCAACATCATCACCGGCCAAAATCAAAATAGTGGCTACGAGACGGCACATCGGATCCTCGAAAAGATGGCGACCGAGAGCAATCGATAA
- a CDS encoding arylsulfatase — MRKLVTITALAVSAFGMVPAYAQDDRPNILLVLFDDVGFSGFGAYGADARTARIDELAERGIILSRYYTSPFCGPTRAMLMTGMDNHQVGMGTLVETVTKDMRSAPGYSMRWAPDQETIGTILSDAGYQTYVSGKWGIGEIGANLPSKFGFQRSFVMDATGGGNYDAKPYLPGSHSVEWFEDGEPTTLPDDYYSSKTLVDKMIEYVDQGDPDRPFFGYLSLQAAHMPIQAPREYVDRYDGVFEAGWDEMREQRLRRLIDRGLVPPTTTLAEVPEIHRAWDDLSAEEKAVSAREMQVNAGMMEAADYHIGRLLDHLEATGQLENTIVMVLSDNGAESGQTSLDGIAGVGLSIVQWMEGFDTSFENLGQRKSVTAVGPEWASVLSAPFDLYKFYGSEGGLRVPMVVAGPGIPASGVEHAPVHVADLVPTILDVADVSYDPAQFYGRSVLPMLSGQTDITYTDDESFAFEVSGNAALYRGKWKITRNTPPLGDAQWRLYDLSVDPGETIDLSGENPALFEDMLAEYRSYAEDVGVYEVGPGEYAIEVLATNLTSKVIHKYWPHMVGFLLVIAAAGVFGLKFGRQWLRGRSA; from the coding sequence ATGCGGAAACTGGTCACCATCACCGCGTTGGCGGTCTCGGCGTTCGGCATGGTACCAGCCTATGCGCAGGATGATCGGCCCAACATCCTCCTTGTGCTGTTCGATGATGTGGGTTTCAGCGGGTTTGGCGCCTATGGTGCGGATGCGCGCACGGCCCGGATCGACGAGCTTGCGGAGCGCGGGATCATTCTGTCTCGGTACTATACGTCGCCGTTTTGCGGGCCGACGCGCGCCATGCTGATGACGGGGATGGACAACCACCAAGTCGGCATGGGGACGCTGGTGGAGACGGTGACGAAGGATATGCGATCAGCCCCCGGCTATTCGATGCGATGGGCGCCCGATCAAGAGACAATCGGCACCATACTGTCTGACGCCGGTTACCAGACCTATGTTAGCGGGAAATGGGGCATCGGTGAAATCGGCGCGAACCTTCCAAGCAAGTTCGGCTTTCAGCGCTCCTTCGTTATGGATGCCACCGGCGGCGGTAATTACGACGCTAAGCCTTACCTGCCCGGTTCCCACTCGGTCGAATGGTTCGAGGACGGAGAGCCGACGACGCTCCCGGACGACTATTATTCGTCAAAGACCTTGGTCGACAAGATGATCGAGTATGTCGATCAAGGCGACCCGGATCGGCCGTTCTTCGGCTATCTTTCGCTACAGGCGGCACATATGCCGATCCAGGCACCGCGCGAGTATGTCGACCGCTATGACGGCGTCTTTGAGGCCGGGTGGGATGAGATGCGGGAGCAACGCCTGCGCCGCCTGATTGACCGTGGCCTTGTGCCGCCGACCACCACGTTGGCGGAGGTGCCAGAGATCCATCGGGCATGGGACGATCTGTCAGCGGAGGAAAAAGCTGTTTCGGCCCGCGAAATGCAGGTGAATGCCGGCATGATGGAGGCTGCCGACTATCACATTGGCCGCCTCCTCGACCATCTGGAGGCAACGGGCCAGCTTGAGAACACCATCGTCATGGTGCTGTCTGATAACGGCGCGGAGTCTGGCCAGACGAGCCTCGACGGCATCGCGGGTGTCGGCCTTAGCATTGTGCAATGGATGGAGGGTTTCGACACCTCCTTCGAGAATCTGGGGCAGCGGAAAAGCGTGACAGCGGTCGGCCCCGAATGGGCGTCCGTACTCTCCGCTCCCTTCGATCTGTATAAGTTCTATGGCAGCGAGGGCGGCCTGCGCGTCCCGATGGTCGTGGCTGGTCCGGGCATTCCCGCTTCTGGCGTCGAGCACGCGCCTGTTCACGTGGCGGATCTGGTGCCGACAATACTCGACGTGGCTGACGTTTCTTACGACCCAGCTCAGTTCTATGGGCGGAGCGTGCTGCCGATGCTCTCAGGCCAGACAGATATTACCTATACGGATGATGAAAGTTTCGCGTTTGAGGTGAGCGGCAATGCGGCCCTCTATCGCGGCAAATGGAAGATCACCCGCAACACTCCGCCGCTGGGTGATGCGCAATGGCGCCTTTACGATCTGTCCGTGGATCCGGGCGAAACCATCGATCTGTCAGGGGAGAACCCGGCACTCTTCGAGGATATGCTGGCGGAATATCGTTCCTATGCAGAGGACGTGGGTGTCTATGAGGTGGGGCCGGGCGAGTACGCCATTGAAGTGCTGGCCACCAATCTCACCTCGAAAGTGATCCACAAATACTGGCCGCATATGGTGGGCTTTCTCCTCGTCATCGCCGCAGCTGGGGTCTTCGGACTCAAGTTTGGGCGTCAGTGGCTGCGGGGTCGCAGCGCCTGA
- a CDS encoding AraC family transcriptional regulator — MYDTPSNFSRSFRRWTGMTPRAFRDAAALQRTEVKNE, encoded by the coding sequence TTGTACGATACGCCATCGAATTTCTCCCGGAGCTTCAGGAGATGGACCGGCATGACCCCTCGCGCGTTCCGCGACGCGGCTGCCCTCCAAAGAACGGAGGTCAAAAATGAATAG
- a CDS encoding M48 family metallopeptidase, with translation MHTLSPFKRAAQSAVAGLALLTLGLAGCSYNEELGRNQLLIGGAGSIAAQADQAWAQIKEQEKVSTDTRYTSRLNRVAPKIVRALGEDPATWDYVVFDSDDLNAFALPGNHIGVYTGIMDIMENDAQLAAVVGHEVAHVRFNHSQERMAQSTLAQIGVLGVGAVIGATACESDQCQQGALTAASVGAMALFLLPHSRSQELEADVGGLRLMAKAGYNPCEAIEFWQNMQRASANQSRPPEFLSTHPGSDNRITTLRTEAQRLGYRCS, from the coding sequence ATGCACACATTGTCTCCGTTCAAGCGTGCCGCACAGTCTGCTGTGGCCGGACTCGCTCTCCTCACCCTTGGTCTTGCTGGCTGCAGCTACAATGAAGAGCTTGGGCGAAACCAATTACTGATCGGCGGGGCGGGATCGATTGCCGCCCAGGCTGACCAGGCATGGGCACAAATCAAAGAGCAAGAGAAAGTGTCCACGGACACGCGCTATACCTCTCGGCTCAATCGTGTGGCCCCAAAGATCGTTCGCGCCTTAGGAGAGGATCCCGCGACGTGGGATTACGTTGTTTTTGATTCTGACGACCTCAACGCCTTCGCGCTGCCCGGCAACCATATCGGCGTTTATACCGGGATCATGGATATCATGGAGAACGATGCCCAACTGGCGGCGGTGGTCGGCCACGAAGTTGCCCATGTGCGGTTCAACCACAGCCAGGAACGTATGGCGCAGTCGACCTTGGCGCAAATCGGTGTCCTCGGCGTGGGGGCGGTGATCGGTGCGACCGCCTGTGAAAGTGACCAATGCCAGCAGGGCGCCCTGACAGCCGCGAGTGTTGGAGCCATGGCGTTGTTCCTCCTGCCGCATAGTCGCAGTCAGGAATTGGAGGCGGATGTCGGTGGGCTGAGGCTCATGGCGAAGGCCGGATATAATCCCTGTGAAGCCATCGAGTTCTGGCAGAACATGCAGCGGGCATCGGCCAATCAGTCGCGGCCCCCCGAATTTCTGTCTACCCACCCCGGCTCGGACAATCGGATCACGACTTTGCGGACCGAAGCGCAGCGCTTGGGCTATCGCTGTTCCTGA
- a CDS encoding SDR family NAD(P)-dependent oxidoreductase, translated as MAGRSVIVTGAGSGVGRAVALRFAKSKDRLILADEEPAHGEAVKEEIENAGGTAVFIEAELHNKLDVHNIIAEALDSYGEINILAHCATFFKAAPLLETTEEDYDNLFDRNVRAAFLLNRAVTREIIKQAGNPGDGGVDVARSGAIVNVVSNEAVTASADHAIFVATQGAIVQLTKAVALTLSPYGARANAVGIAAIKSEIDDVELETREQRLAAVAETPLARRGEPEEAAGAVHFLASGEASFITGQCVFVDGGRLAVHRRSVLPSED; from the coding sequence ATGGCAGGTCGATCGGTTATCGTGACAGGGGCGGGGAGTGGCGTTGGCCGCGCCGTGGCTCTCCGTTTCGCAAAATCCAAGGATCGGTTGATCCTGGCCGATGAGGAACCGGCCCATGGGGAGGCGGTGAAGGAGGAGATCGAGAATGCCGGGGGGACGGCGGTGTTCATCGAGGCGGAGCTGCACAACAAGCTCGATGTCCACAATATTATTGCCGAGGCGCTCGACAGCTACGGCGAAATCAACATCCTCGCCCATTGCGCGACCTTTTTCAAAGCCGCGCCGCTGCTTGAGACGACCGAGGAAGATTACGACAATCTTTTTGACCGCAATGTCCGCGCGGCATTTCTCCTCAACCGGGCGGTCACGCGCGAAATCATCAAGCAGGCGGGCAATCCAGGCGATGGCGGCGTGGATGTTGCCAGGTCGGGGGCGATTGTGAATGTCGTGTCAAACGAGGCCGTAACTGCCAGTGCCGATCATGCGATCTTTGTCGCGACCCAAGGCGCCATCGTGCAATTGACCAAAGCCGTTGCGCTGACCTTGTCACCCTATGGGGCACGAGCAAACGCGGTGGGCATCGCCGCCATCAAATCCGAAATCGACGATGTCGAACTGGAGACCCGCGAGCAGCGGCTTGCCGCCGTGGCCGAAACCCCCTTGGCCAGAAGGGGCGAGCCCGAGGAGGCGGCGGGCGCCGTTCATTTTCTTGCTTCCGGGGAGGCCTCCTTTATCACCGGCCAATGCGTTTTCGTCGATGGGGGACGCCTGGCCGTTCATCGGCGCTCAGTCTTACCGTCCGAGGATTAG
- a CDS encoding YdcH family protein — translation MTIFARLDSLDQRHKALEAKIADEQRRPQQDDQRLMHLKRQKLAIKDEMSALQSEAHSY, via the coding sequence ATGACGATCTTTGCCCGCCTCGATAGTCTCGATCAGCGCCACAAGGCGCTTGAGGCGAAAATCGCTGATGAGCAACGACGCCCGCAGCAAGACGATCAACGCTTGATGCATTTGAAGCGCCAGAAGCTGGCGATCAAGGACGAGATGTCCGCGTTGCAATCAGAGGCGCATTCCTACTGA
- a CDS encoding UbiX family flavin prenyltransferase, whose product MSEKQPRLIVGVSGASGTIYAQTLLAMLADMPVETHLVVSKAGRLTAAYELGANTTIGPADHTHGIADIGAPIASGSFETLGMIVAPCSIRTMAEIATGVTSTLLTRAADVCLKERRRLVLMVRETPFHLGHLRTMTALTEMGAVIAPPLPAFYAAPQTIEDLVHQSVARTLDLFNLKAPSIHRWGEDVDRPDPN is encoded by the coding sequence ATGTCGGAAAAGCAGCCCCGTTTGATTGTCGGTGTGAGCGGCGCCTCGGGAACGATCTACGCGCAGACACTCCTTGCGATGCTGGCGGACATGCCGGTGGAGACCCATTTAGTGGTCAGCAAAGCCGGGCGCCTGACGGCCGCCTATGAGCTTGGCGCCAACACCACCATCGGGCCTGCCGACCATACCCACGGGATTGCCGATATCGGGGCACCGATCGCGAGTGGCTCTTTTGAGACTCTGGGGATGATCGTCGCGCCCTGCTCGATCCGCACAATGGCGGAAATCGCCACGGGGGTCACCTCGACCTTGCTCACCCGGGCGGCGGATGTCTGCTTAAAGGAACGACGGCGACTGGTGCTGATGGTCAGGGAGACCCCGTTTCACCTCGGCCACCTGCGTACCATGACGGCGTTGACGGAGATGGGGGCGGTGATTGCCCCGCCGCTACCCGCTTTTTATGCCGCCCCTCAAACGATCGAGGATCTCGTACATCAGTCGGTTGCTCGCACGCTCGATCTGTTCAATCTCAAGGCGCCGTCCATTCACCGATGGGGAGAAGATGTCGACAGACCTGACCCTAACTGA
- a CDS encoding TIGR02444 family protein produces the protein MSTDLTLTEDTAGELFWQWSLQLYGHSDVKDRLLILQNRYQYDVNIVLWCLWTAVMGWRLQDDDVASITATVDDMANYVVRRIREIRVYITTPKAHFPDRPLRLLRDHLLTSELMGEKMIQERLARETVQRLGTPNAKDWAMDALASLHFNLVSERQPLAWLSAQNPSHETPHTLFAGVVAAAQQEPAHDG, from the coding sequence ATGTCGACAGACCTGACCCTAACTGAGGATACGGCGGGGGAGCTGTTCTGGCAGTGGTCCTTGCAGCTCTATGGACACAGCGATGTTAAGGATCGCCTCCTCATCCTTCAAAATCGGTATCAGTATGACGTCAATATCGTCCTTTGGTGTCTGTGGACCGCCGTCATGGGCTGGCGCCTCCAGGACGACGATGTCGCCTCGATCACCGCAACAGTGGACGACATGGCCAATTATGTCGTTCGGCGCATAAGGGAGATACGCGTCTACATCACGACGCCGAAAGCGCATTTCCCTGATCGCCCGTTACGCCTTTTACGCGATCACCTCCTGACATCTGAATTGATGGGCGAGAAAATGATCCAAGAGCGACTGGCGCGGGAGACGGTGCAACGCCTCGGCACCCCCAACGCCAAGGACTGGGCGATGGACGCGCTCGCCTCGCTGCACTTCAATTTGGTATCAGAACGGCAACCTCTTGCGTGGTTGTCTGCGCAAAATCCCTCGCACGAGACTCCCCATACGCTTTTCGCCGGTGTAGTGGCCGCAGCCCAACAGGAGCCCGCCCATGACGGATGA
- a CDS encoding YdcH family protein, which translates to MTDDDPKRPRFIAIDGDSANGEPMPPKGANDEAKEMRLTALEQEHRDLDTAIDTLEERMPYDRLTIQRLKKKKLSIKDEIARLRDELWPDIIA; encoded by the coding sequence ATGACGGATGACGACCCCAAACGCCCTCGTTTCATCGCAATCGACGGCGACAGCGCAAACGGGGAACCGATGCCGCCCAAAGGGGCCAATGACGAGGCCAAAGAGATGCGCCTCACCGCGCTCGAACAGGAGCATCGCGACCTCGATACGGCCATCGATACCCTCGAAGAGCGCATGCCGTATGACCGGTTGACGATCCAACGGCTCAAGAAAAAGAAGCTCTCGATCAAGGATGAAATCGCCCGGCTACGGGATGAGCTGTGGCCTGACATCATCGCGTGA
- the mgtE gene encoding magnesium transporter encodes MVPEISEGQFTDDTVDANDAALDERMSLTAEFVRSVDESLLDEDNEKTRGLCEELRPADMADLLEQLPEGRRYHLVEVLGPQLAPETLAELAEEVRDEIIEAMPNAQIAEAVAELDTDEAAFVVQDMDDADREEVLAALDLADRLALQASLDYPDESAGRLMQREVFAAPSFSTVGQIIDRLRSGGRLPDLFYEVFVVDPGYKVLGSVPLSRFLKAPRDTRLTDLMADDLVRVPVLMDQEEVAYLFEKYNLISAPVVDESDRLVGMMTVDDVVEVVRTEADEDLLALGGVDREESGLSVPVPKIARSRFIWLAVNLGTAILASFVISFFDATIEQVVALAVLMPIVASMGGNAGTQTLTVAVRNLATRDLTGANTFRVVGRETAVSLINGAAFAVLLGVTAGIWYEAIGGGGPGEGVILGAVLAAAMVVTMLSAGLAGILVPVTLQRFGADPAVSSAVFVTTVTDVVGFFAFLGLAAIFLVG; translated from the coding sequence ATGGTGCCCGAGATTTCTGAGGGTCAGTTCACGGACGACACCGTCGATGCGAACGATGCCGCGCTCGACGAGCGGATGTCGTTGACCGCAGAGTTCGTTCGCAGCGTCGATGAAAGCCTCCTTGACGAGGATAACGAGAAAACCCGAGGCCTGTGCGAGGAATTGCGGCCTGCCGATATGGCCGACCTCCTTGAGCAATTGCCGGAGGGACGACGCTATCACCTTGTCGAGGTCTTGGGGCCGCAACTGGCCCCTGAGACGCTTGCCGAGCTCGCCGAGGAGGTCCGTGACGAGATTATCGAGGCGATGCCGAATGCGCAGATCGCCGAGGCGGTGGCCGAGCTCGATACCGATGAAGCGGCCTTTGTCGTCCAAGATATGGACGACGCCGACCGGGAAGAGGTCCTCGCCGCCCTCGACCTGGCAGATCGTCTGGCCTTGCAGGCGAGCCTTGATTACCCCGATGAGAGTGCGGGACGCCTGATGCAGCGGGAGGTGTTCGCCGCCCCCTCCTTCTCGACGGTTGGGCAAATCATCGACCGCCTTCGGTCGGGGGGACGACTGCCCGATCTCTTCTATGAGGTTTTCGTCGTCGATCCCGGCTATAAAGTACTGGGCAGCGTGCCTTTGTCCCGATTCCTGAAGGCACCGCGTGATACACGGCTGACGGATCTGATGGCGGACGATTTAGTCCGTGTTCCGGTTCTCATGGACCAGGAGGAGGTCGCGTATCTTTTCGAAAAGTACAATCTGATCTCAGCACCGGTGGTAGATGAGAGCGACCGGTTGGTGGGGATGATGACGGTTGACGACGTCGTCGAAGTGGTCAGAACCGAAGCGGACGAAGATTTGCTCGCCCTCGGCGGGGTGGACCGTGAAGAGAGCGGTCTCTCCGTACCCGTTCCGAAAATCGCCAGATCGCGTTTTATCTGGTTGGCTGTCAATTTGGGCACGGCAATCCTTGCGTCCTTCGTCATCAGCTTTTTCGATGCGACGATCGAGCAAGTGGTGGCCCTTGCGGTCCTTATGCCGATCGTTGCTTCAATGGGCGGAAATGCCGGGACGCAAACGCTGACGGTGGCCGTCAGGAATTTGGCCACGCGGGATCTTACCGGCGCGAATACTTTTCGCGTTGTCGGGCGAGAGACGGCGGTGTCACTGATCAACGGGGCCGCCTTTGCTGTCCTGCTCGGGGTGACGGCGGGGATCTGGTACGAAGCGATCGGCGGAGGGGGGCCGGGGGAGGGGGTCATCCTTGGAGCGGTCCTGGCGGCCGCCATGGTGGTGACCATGCTGTCGGCGGGGCTTGCCGGCATTCTGGTGCCGGTCACCCTTCAGCGTTTCGGGGCGGACCCCGCGGTTTCCTCGGCGGTCTTTGTCACAACGGTCACCGATGTCGTTGGGTTCTTCGCCTTTTTAGGCTTGGCGGCCATTTTTCTGGTGGGGTGA
- a CDS encoding DUF1467 family protein, with the protein MGVTGSIVTYLIVWWTVLFAVLPMRVRNAYEDEQPLVRGQERGAPVDPKLWFKIRRTTWIAAIVWGIIFVVINSGWISLYER; encoded by the coding sequence ATGGGCGTAACAGGAAGCATCGTCACCTATCTGATCGTTTGGTGGACCGTCTTGTTTGCCGTTCTGCCGATGCGGGTGCGGAATGCCTATGAGGACGAGCAGCCGCTTGTCCGCGGGCAGGAGCGGGGCGCCCCGGTCGATCCGAAACTTTGGTTCAAAATCAGACGCACCACCTGGATTGCCGCTATCGTGTGGGGCATCATCTTTGTCGTCATCAATTCTGGATGGATATCCCTTTACGAGCGATAG
- a CDS encoding ribonuclease J, producing MNLNMFALGPANARQWMMIDCGVTFAGDEWPGIDLITPDHNYLLDELDDGADLLGLVLTHGHEDHIGAVAHLWPDLDCDIYATPFTAELVRRKFHEVGIKNPPIKIIDLGARFSLGGFDLEFITLTHSIPEPNAIAIRTKFGTVLHTGDWKIDPMPVLGDVTDRTTLEDLGREGVMAMICDSTNVLSEGRSGSESDVAETLAQIIGEQTGRVAVTTFASNVSRLLSVCRAAQVTDRSVCLLGRSMLRMMDVAQQVGLLPPGISFVEPSEAGYLPHNKVLYLCTGSQGESRAALGRIAREDHPELSLGEGDTVLFSSKIIPGNERGIFDLINDLTDLGVTVITAEETYIHVSGHPCRDELRDMYGWVKPEAAIPVHGEPRHMREHARLAEELGVGRTLVPRNGDMIRLAPDGPVRIDQVPAGRLYLDGRILLPEDSRALKSRRRLAEEGVIVVSVAFDAKGRLVGGPAVTALGVPEEDNEGEPLLPLIEETLEALMASLPRPKMADDRELETHIRRAIRAILAPRWGKRGDILASIIRA from the coding sequence ATGAATCTCAACATGTTCGCCTTGGGACCGGCGAATGCGCGCCAGTGGATGATGATCGATTGCGGGGTGACCTTTGCGGGGGATGAATGGCCCGGCATCGATCTCATTACGCCTGACCATAATTATCTGCTGGATGAGTTGGATGATGGCGCCGATTTACTCGGTCTGGTTCTGACCCATGGTCATGAAGACCATATCGGGGCGGTCGCCCATCTCTGGCCCGACCTCGATTGCGATATCTACGCCACGCCCTTTACGGCTGAGCTGGTGCGCCGAAAATTTCATGAGGTGGGCATCAAAAATCCGCCGATCAAGATTATCGATCTCGGCGCTCGCTTTTCCCTCGGCGGCTTCGACCTTGAATTCATTACACTGACCCATTCTATTCCTGAGCCGAATGCCATCGCGATCAGGACAAAATTCGGCACGGTTCTGCATACGGGCGATTGGAAGATCGATCCGATGCCGGTGCTGGGGGACGTGACCGATCGCACGACACTTGAGGACCTTGGGCGCGAAGGCGTCATGGCCATGATTTGCGATTCGACCAATGTCCTGTCGGAGGGACGGTCGGGGTCTGAAAGCGATGTGGCGGAGACCTTGGCACAGATCATCGGAGAACAGACGGGCCGGGTGGCGGTGACGACCTTCGCCTCGAATGTGTCCCGTCTGCTTTCGGTTTGCCGCGCCGCGCAAGTCACCGATCGCAGTGTCTGTCTATTGGGGCGGTCGATGCTGCGCATGATGGACGTCGCCCAGCAGGTCGGACTGCTGCCGCCGGGCATTTCCTTCGTCGAGCCGTCGGAAGCCGGCTATTTGCCGCATAACAAGGTTCTTTATCTGTGTACGGGCAGCCAGGGGGAGAGCCGAGCGGCCCTCGGCCGGATTGCGCGTGAGGATCACCCCGAATTGTCTTTGGGAGAGGGGGATACGGTCCTTTTCTCCTCAAAGATCATTCCTGGAAATGAGCGCGGGATTTTTGATCTGATCAACGATCTCACCGATCTCGGTGTGACCGTCATCACCGCCGAAGAAACGTATATCCACGTGTCGGGTCATCCTTGCCGGGATGAGCTTCGCGATATGTATGGTTGGGTGAAGCCCGAGGCCGCGATCCCCGTCCATGGGGAGCCTCGTCATATGCGAGAGCATGCGCGGTTGGCGGAGGAATTAGGGGTTGGTCGCACCCTTGTTCCGCGGAACGGCGATATGATTCGCTTGGCGCCGGACGGGCCGGTACGGATCGATCAGGTCCCAGCCGGGCGCCTCTATCTCGATGGCAGGATCCTTTTGCCGGAGGACAGTCGGGCGCTGAAGTCTCGGCGACGCCTGGCCGAGGAGGGGGTGATCGTCGTCTCGGTCGCGTTCGACGCCAAAGGGCGACTTGTCGGTGGGCCGGCGGTCACTGCCCTTGGGGTTCCTGAAGAAGACAATGAGGGCGAGCCGCTCCTGCCATTGATCGAAGAGACGCTCGAAGCATTGATGGCGAGCCTCCCTCGACCGAAAATGGCCGATGACCGAGAATTAGAAACACATATCCGTCGCGCCATTCGCGCCATCCTCGCCCCACGATGGGGGAAGAGAGGCGATATTTTGGCGTCGATCATCAGGGCGTAG
- a CDS encoding type III pantothenate kinase: MLLAVDIGNTNTVFAMIEGTTTVGRWRASASVGWTADEYAVWLSQIFRIEGAFSLDDVTDCIVCCVVPHALHNVQTFSRRYVGKEALVVMETTVPGIEVLIDRPAEVGADRLANAVGAFVTYGGPTVVVDSGTATNFDLISEKGDFLGGIIAPGIHLSMQALYNAAARLPRVGIERPAKVIGTNTVGAMQSGVFWGYVDLIDGMVRRIEKEYGQELTVVATGGVSSLFSSAAETIDHYDADLTISGLKEIARRMMEGEPLGNAPSQKTGVKG, encoded by the coding sequence ATGCTCCTCGCCGTCGATATCGGCAATACCAACACGGTCTTCGCGATGATCGAAGGAACAACGACCGTGGGTCGCTGGCGCGCCTCCGCCTCGGTCGGGTGGACGGCCGACGAATATGCCGTCTGGTTATCCCAGATCTTTCGGATCGAGGGAGCGTTCAGTCTCGATGACGTCACCGATTGCATCGTCTGCTGCGTTGTTCCCCATGCCCTCCATAATGTTCAGACATTCTCGCGCCGCTATGTCGGCAAAGAGGCCCTGGTCGTGATGGAAACCACGGTCCCCGGGATCGAGGTGCTGATCGACCGTCCCGCCGAAGTGGGGGCGGACCGCCTCGCCAATGCCGTGGGCGCCTTTGTCACCTATGGGGGGCCTACTGTTGTGGTGGATTCCGGCACGGCGACGAATTTCGATCTCATTAGCGAGAAGGGCGATTTTCTGGGCGGGATCATCGCGCCAGGGATCCATTTATCCATGCAGGCCCTTTATAACGCTGCCGCTCGTCTCCCGCGCGTGGGGATTGAGCGACCGGCCAAGGTGATTGGCACCAACACTGTCGGCGCCATGCAGTCGGGCGTCTTTTGGGGCTATGTCGATTTGATCGATGGGATGGTCAGACGGATCGAGAAGGAATATGGCCAAGAGCTGACGGTCGTCGCCACGGGGGGCGTCTCTTCGCTCTTCAGTAGCGCGGCCGAGACGATCGATCATTATGATGCCGACCTCACCATAAGTGGTCTCAAAGAAATCGCCCGTCGGATGATGGAGGGCGAGCCGCTTGGAAACGCCCCCTCACAGAAGACAGGGGTGAAAGGCTAA